The following is a genomic window from Mycobacterium parmense.
CACTGAGTTCGCGATCGTCGGCGGGCGCGCGCTTGTACTGCTCAGCGAACATTCGGCGCGCGACAACGGTGCGGATCGCGGCGCGCGTGGGCGCGGCGATGGGCGCGTTCCAGTGCAGGCCGGCTTCTTCGTTGTGATCGCGGTAGGCCACTGCCAGGGCGCGCACAAAGGTGGTTTCGCTGTCGCGGATATGGAACTTGCGGCCCAGTTTGGCGGCTTCGGCGGCCGCGAGGCCGCGCACGCCGCATTCGGCGACATACTTGGTGATCGCATCGGCGTTGGGGTGCAAGCCTTCCCCGAACAGGGCCTTCATTTGGGCCTCGGTGACCGGCGAATCAACCGGTACGGCCCAAACTTTCGCGAGGTCTTCGGGGGGCACCGGACGTGCCCTTGTCGAGGACAGCGATGCCAGACCCGATCCCACCCATCGGCCCGGAGATTCGCCTTTGGTCGAGTAGTAGTCGATCAGCGGGGCCCGGCCGCGCGCGGTGGTGTCGACAGCAGCGACTTGCCGGATCAGGTACTGGTAACCGTCTCCGGCGGTGAGCTTGTGGCTAGTCATCGTCACTGCAGTGCAATCCCTTTCGAGGCGCACGTTAGAGACGACACCGCAGATCTGTCCTACACAGATCAGGCGGTTCTTAGGAAACTGTGACCTTAATGCAAGAGGTGTGTGGTGTCTGGGGTGGTTCAGAACGGTTGATGCCGGTGGTCATTGGTGTGTGGTGCATGAGGGTGGGATCGGCTTATGTTGTGGGACTGGGGGATCGGGAAACATTGGTGGTGGACAAATGTGGACGCACTGATGTTGGTCAGTGTGGTAGAGCGGGACAGCCGGTTCGTCGTATGGTGCGGCGATGGGAACGATCAACTCGAAATCAGCGGCGCGTAGGCGGGTTCGCGAGGCGCAGCTTAGAGCGAACGAGGCACGCGTGGAGTGCGAGCGGCAAAACGTCGATGACGCGGCGTCGTTACTCGTTGAGCTGGGTCGCCTGGCGGCCGTGGAGGAGTGGGAGGCAACTCGCATCCTCGAGATTCGGGCAGAGGCAGAGCGGCGTCGGCACACGCACCGCCAGGCCGGCGGCATCGCGGTGGCTCGAATGCAGGGTCGCGGCGAATCACTCGCGGCGATAGCGGAATTGGCTGGGGTCAAAGTCGGTAGCGTTCGGATGATGTTAAAGGCGGCGAGCGCGCACACTGGCGCGGCGGTGCAAGCACTAGGTGAGGGCAACGGCGCGGCGGCCCCTGGCGCGGCGCCGTTGGCACTAGGTGCGAACGGCGTTACTGCGCATGACGATGGCGCGGCGGCGCAAGCACTAGGTGCGAATGGCGCTGCGGCGCATGACGAAGGTGTCGGTGGCCGGGTTTAGCGTGGGCGCGTGCGTGTTCATCTGGGGATGCCGCTGTGGGTCGATCCTGTTGTGCACGCCGACGAATGCCGGCGCTTTGACTCCGACGTGGTGCAAGGACCCGGCGCTGACGACTGCGATTTTTTCACGGGGGCTATCGGTAAAGACGGATATGGCCGGTTCTTCATTTACCGTGGGGGTAAAGGGATTTGCGTGCGGCCGCACCGGTACGCGCTGGCGCGTCGACTCAGTGTGCTCCTTCAGCCAGACGAGTTGGGCCTGCACGAGTGCGATAGCCCGCTGTGCGTGAAAGTCTGTGCGGCCGAGGCGACATTCCAGCATGTGGTAATCGGCACTCAGAGTGAAAATATGCGACGAATGGCCCGGATGCGGCGCGGAGGAGGCCGCAGGTCGATTCCCAGTGATGGGTTATGGGCTCGGCGGGAGCGCTCGGTCGCGTTGCACACGGTGTTGCGGGAACGCGGCTGGGATCGGGCCGCAGTGGAGGCGGCGCGCCTCGGTGATATGCCGATGTTGTGGTGAGGGTGTAAGCACTGTTGGTGATTTAGCCGGCGAGTACTGCCGGTCGTGCTGCGCTGCTGTGGGAACGGGGTGGATGCGATCCAGCCGATAGACGGCGGTATGCATCGCCCAGTAGACGGCGACGATGTTGGCCCCGGGTATCACGCTGGCTAAGACGGGCCCGCACGTCGGCCGGATTGCTTCACCGTATGCGGCTGCGGCGCACTGCTCGGGGCTGGGAAGAACCCTGGCCGGGGCGCTGTGGGCGGTGTGAGGCGACGCTTGGCGCCAACAGGGTGCTTGTCGGACTAGTTCAGTGCACTTGCGGGTCGATGCACCGTACTCACTTCTGCCGCAGGACGAGCGGAATTGCATCTGCTGCAACATAATTGCTCGGTTGAGAGCGAGTATAGCGCCCAGTAAAGCGCGTCCCGCGGACATCGGATCACACCTCAGAAAGGGTGCTGTCTCGACACTTACGTCTGGCGCATCATTGTCGCATCTAGTACAACAGGATGGTGGGCGTCGAGTTGCCGGGGTCAGCAGCGCTGTCGCTGGTGTCGAAAGTGCTTCCGTTGGATCCAGAAGCCACGGTCTTCACCGCGATGCTGTCTGGCTGGGCTGATCAGCAGCGAGCCCGGGTGTGCAAGCCACCGACGGTGCAGGCGCGGGCGAGCGTGGTGCGCCGTTTCGCCGAGTTCACCGGGACGTATCCCTGGCAGTGGCAAGCAGATGACGCGGATGCGTTTTTCTCCCAACTGCTTTCCGGTGCGGAGCCAAAAGCTGACTCGACGGTACGGGGATACCAAAACGCATTGCGGTTGTTCGGCGACTTCGTTACTGACACGCGATATGGATGGGCGTCTTTGTGCGCTGAGCGGTTCGGGCAGGCCCCGGCACAGATCCTGCATGACTGGAACACCGTGCGTCACGTCAACGAGTTTGAGGGGCGGCCGGGACGGCGCCCGCTGAGCTATGACGAGGTTCAAGAGCTCTTCGATGCCGCCGATGGCTTGGTAGATCAGGCGCGACTTCGCCACCGCAAGGGAGCGTTGTCAGCGTTGCGGGACTCGACGCTGCTGAAGACCGTCTACGCGTATGGGCTGCTCTCCGGGGCTCAACCAGATGCAGCGGCGTGATTCTCTGAGTTTGTGCAGTTCAGAAGCTGATGTTGGGATGCTATCTGCTGCAACAGGTGTGGTGCAAGTCGACTCGCGGTTTCAGCGGGGCCGGCCTGGCGCGTTGAGTCGGGCCATGAGTTCGCGGTTGGTAGCGCGGGCGGCGGCGAGGTCTTCGTCGCGTTCGTCGAGTTGTTGTTGTTGGTCGAGGACCTGCTGTTCGAGATGGGTGATCCGTTGGTGGAGTGCATCGATGTCGGTTGGGGCGTCGAGCCCGGACTCGCGCCATGTTTGTTCGCCGAGTGCTTGGGAGAGCCGCTGCTCGAGTTGGCGGATGCGGGCGTTGAGCCGGGCGGCGCGTTCGTGGGCGGCGAGCAGGTCGGCCTGCAGTGAGGCTTGGGTGACCGTGGGGCCGGTGTGTTCGTCGGGGACTGGATCTGTTTGCAGCGCATGGATTTTCTCGAGTAGGTCGCGGTACCGATAGAGGAATGTGCGGTCGACTCCGGCCGCACGAGCGATCGCGGCCGCGCTGAGCCGGTCGCCGGCGGCTGCGGCTTGGTCGATCGCGGCCAGCACGCGCCGGCGTCGGCGCATCGAGTCGCCGCGACGGCCGTCGAGCATCGATCGGGTGCGTGTGCTCGACGAGACAGATTGTGCGCGTGTGTGATTCGACGTGGTGTCGGTGGTTGTGGTCATGCGGTGGCCTCCGAAGCGGGGGTTGCTGGTGCGGGTGGGGTGGCGGCGAGGGTGGGCATGCCGAGCGGGACCGTGTGGGCCGCACGATGACGACGCACGATGGCGACCGCGTCGTTGATCTGCGCTCGCTCCGTGTCGTCGAGTTCGGCGATGTCGCCTTTGATCCTGTTGATCAGTCGCCGGATTCGGGTGATCTCCTCCTCGGTGGGGGTGGCGTCGGCGCGGGCCCATTCGTCCACTCCGTCGATGGTGGCGGCCAGCCGTTCGCGGGTGCGCAGCAGGTCGTCCAGGTATGCCTGCAGGTCGGGCAGGAAGGCGATGTTGGTGCGGAAGTGATCGCAGCCGACGCAGCGGAATCGGATCGGGCAGGCACCGCCGCCGGCCTTGACGTTGGTTGGTTCGGTGCAGGTGCCGTCGGGGACGGCGACCTCGCCGATGGCGTGGCGGGCGCGCTCGGAGTCCAGCAGGGCGTGTGCGTCACGCCAGATCCGGTTGCCGTGCCGGTCGAAGCTGAGCGTGGTGACCGTGTCGACGGCGTCGCGGCGGCGGTCCTCGCCGATGCGGTAGTAGCGGCGGGTCACCGAATAGCTTCGGTGATCGAGCAGTTCGGCCAGGACGTCGATCGGGATGCCGGCGTCGGCGTGGCGTTGGGCGTAGGAATGGCTTGTCTCCGCAGTGGCTGTGTGCGGTCGGGTTCGTGTTGCGTTTGACGTGGCCGATTCTCGGCGTGGAGTTCGTGACGCTGATCGCCGTTCGTGTGGCGATAACGCGAAACCGATTGTGATGGACGTCACTGCCGGGTCGGTCAGCATGGTCCCATTACCCTCTGCTGGTATTTCGGGCGATTCGACGCGAGGCGGGTGATGCCTGCCGCCGGGTCGTTGGCCGTGCGGAGCCGAAGGATCTCGTCGTGCTGGGCAGCGATCCGGGCCAGGGCCTGGCTTCGGAAGTTGGTGAGCTCCTGGATTGTCGAGTTGACGTGGGCGAGGTTGTTTTTCAGCTTCTCGACCTCCGTCTTGAGGCGTTCGATCTGTGCGGTTTTCGGGTCCGGGGTTTCTCCGGCCTGCTGAAGCTGCTGGAGGCGGTGCTCGAATTCGGCGCGTAGGTGTGCGTAGGGCCGGGTGCCGTAGAAGGCGGTGCGGTCGACCCCGGCTGATAGTGCGAGGGTCTTGATATCGCAGTTGCCGCCGGGTGAGATCTCGCCGCGCAGAAGCCGGTCCATGGCGGCGCGGATGCGGTTCTCGTTGTGGATGCGTTGGGCGGCAGTGATTCTCATGCCTGTTCCTCGGGTGCGCTGGTTCCTGTGGCAGTGTCGATGCTGGTGATGACCTGGACGGCGCGGTCGTAGTCGGCCTGCAGACGAGCGCGTTCGGCGGTTCGGGTTTTGCCGAGTTGGCCGAGGAAGGTTTTGGTGCGTTCGGCGTGCTCGGCCCAGACGGGCCGGTGGTGCTGGTGGTGGGTGGCCTGCGGGCAGCGTGCGGAGTCACACATGCCGATCATCGGCCGGTCCGCGGTCAGGGTGCCTGCAAGTTTCAGGCAGAGCGCGCGGGAGGGGTCGGTGAACCAGCAGTAGTTCGCTGGGCCGAGGTGCAGCGCCGTGGCGCGTTTGGACAGCAGGTTGAGGATGTCGCGGTCGTTGCGCTGGATCTTCGGCGCCGCAGTGGCTTTGGTGTTCGGGTCGGTGTCGATGGTGGCGAAGAATTCGGTCAGGCTGCGGGCGCCGGGTCCGGCGGGCAGGATGCCTTGCTGGTAGTTGCGGAACTCGGCCAGCACGAGCTTGAGTATGTGGTCGGCCTCGAGCTTGTTGACCTCGGCCAGCAACTCTGCTTGAGCGCCGCCCGGTCGAGCCGCGTAGCCTTCCGTTGTCGCCGCGGCGATATGTTTGAGGTGCAGTTTTGCGGCGAGGACACCGCCAGGCCGGTAAGCCATCTCCAGGGCAACCGTTCTTCTGAGCATACGCAGTGCTACTGGTTCGTCGGGGATCGGGACGAGTCCGAGACGGGCTCCGGCCGGGGAATTCACCCAGGCGCGGAACCAGAGGTAGCGGACTCGGAAGCTGAACCGGGACAGCAGGAGAACACCGTCACGCGGGTCGTCGTGGAGCTGCTCGATGAGTTCGATCGCGCGGTGGACCGGTTCGATGACGACCCATTCGTCGTCGGTGCCGCCGAGGCCCTGACCTTTGATGATTTTGCTGGCGATGCGATAGCACTTCAGGCCGGAGATCGGTTCCTCGACCCGGCGGCAGCCGACCCGCAGTTCCATCAGCTCACTGGCCCGCATTCCGGACGCGCCAGCCAGGACAACGATCGCTGCGGTGCGGGCGATGCCGACCATGGCGACCGCTTCGGACCGGTGCACTGGCAGTGTCCAAGGCAGCAAGGTCGCACCATCGGCGGCCGGGACTTCGGCGGCGTTGCGGCCGAAGATCTTCTCGACTCCGACGGTGTTGAGGGTGTCGATCAGCGGTTTGCGCAGTGTGGGCATCCATTTCGCCCAGAACTGGACGTATCCGGCCTGCCGCGCCAGGGTCCCGGTGGAGACCGGCAGCAGCGGGTCGTTCGCGTCCCAGCCAGCCTTGAGTCTGCGGTTGACGTCGTGTTCTTCGAGCATCGGCAGCGGTGTGTCGGTCGCCCTGTGGTCGGCCAGCAGCATCGTGATGTCGCTGACCATCGCCGGGGAGCCGTGACGAAGCCCGGGGGCTCCGGTAGCCCAGACACGGTCGATCTTGCGGATCTGCTCGTTCAGCTCGACAACGTGCGGGCCGAGGATCTGCACCAGGTGCAGGGCCGCGGCCAGCATCGGCTGCAGCACTTCGGCAGGAACGGCAGGTGTCTTGTTTCCGTCGCGACCAGAAGGCATTTCGGCGACCGCGGATGCTGTTGCGCCGCCCCAGGGGCGCAGATCGGCCGGAACCCGGTCGGCGGTGAACAGGTCACGGTAGTCGACCAGATCGACGATCATCTGCGCGGCTGCGCGCCGGACGCCTGGGCTCTGCTCGCCAACGATGACGCCGTCGGGGTCGATCACGTAGCGTCGGAACGCCAGGTATTCCTCGCAGAGGTGGGTGTCGAGCTCGGTGAGGGCAGTGATGCCCCGCTGATCGAGCCAGCCGAAGAACTTGCCGGCCTCGTAGAGGCGGCTGTAGCAGCTGGTCAGATGCAGTGGGGTGCGGTAGGCGCGTGGCAGACGGACCACGGCATTGTGATTCGGGGCCAGCAGCGCCAGGATCAGCTCCTTGGCGACCAGCCGCCAGCGGGTGTCGGTGATGGTGGTGAAGTCGAATCGGCGTCGGTAAAGGGCCATTTGGACCGGGAGCCCGACCACGTCGGTGAAATCCCACAGGTCGTCGTCGAATACCGGTCGTGGCGTGCCGCCCGGCAGCGTGAGCCCGGCGTCGCGGCAGATGTCCGCGCCGGTGAACGGCGACCGTGGTTGAACGCCGGGTGCTGCGGTCGCGATTGTGCTCGTCATGCGGTGCGTTCCTCTGGGCGCAAGGGGATTTCGTCGTCGCTGTCGGTGACGCGTGCGGCTGC
Proteins encoded in this region:
- a CDS encoding site-specific integrase, which codes for MTSTIATAAPGVQPRSPFTGADICRDAGLTLPGGTPRPVFDDDLWDFTDVVGLPVQMALYRRRFDFTTITDTRWRLVAKELILALLAPNHNAVVRLPRAYRTPLHLTSCYSRLYEAGKFFGWLDQRGITALTELDTHLCEEYLAFRRYVIDPDGVIVGEQSPGVRRAAAQMIVDLVDYRDLFTADRVPADLRPWGGATASAVAEMPSGRDGNKTPAVPAEVLQPMLAAALHLVQILGPHVVELNEQIRKIDRVWATGAPGLRHGSPAMVSDITMLLADHRATDTPLPMLEEHDVNRRLKAGWDANDPLLPVSTGTLARQAGYVQFWAKWMPTLRKPLIDTLNTVGVEKIFGRNAAEVPAADGATLLPWTLPVHRSEAVAMVGIARTAAIVVLAGASGMRASELMELRVGCRRVEEPISGLKCYRIASKIIKGQGLGGTDDEWVVIEPVHRAIELIEQLHDDPRDGVLLLSRFSFRVRYLWFRAWVNSPAGARLGLVPIPDEPVALRMLRRTVALEMAYRPGGVLAAKLHLKHIAAATTEGYAARPGGAQAELLAEVNKLEADHILKLVLAEFRNYQQGILPAGPGARSLTEFFATIDTDPNTKATAAPKIQRNDRDILNLLSKRATALHLGPANYCWFTDPSRALCLKLAGTLTADRPMIGMCDSARCPQATHHQHHRPVWAEHAERTKTFLGQLGKTRTAERARLQADYDRAVQVITSIDTATGTSAPEEQA